The following DNA comes from Streptomyces pristinaespiralis.
CGTCCTCGGCGCTCGGCAACCGCGGCCAGGCGAACTACGCGGCGGTCAAGGCCGGCCTCCAGGGCTTCACCAAGACCCTGGCCAAGGAGCTCGGCAAGTTCGGCATCACCGCCAACGCCGTCGCCCCCGGCTTCATCGTCACCGAGATGACGGCGCAGACGGCGGCCCGTGTCGGCATGGGCTTCGAGGAGTTCCAGGCCGCCGCCGCCACCCAGATCCCCGTCCAGCGCGTGGGCCGGCCCGAGGACGTCGCGAATGCGATCGCCTTCTTCGCCGGTGACGACGCCGGATTCGTCTCCGGCCAGGTCATGTACGTGGCCGGCGGCCCGCTCAACTGAATCGGGGTCCGAACGACATGGCAGCACAGACAGCAGGCGCGGAGCAGGTCGCGGACAGCGGCAAGGTCGCGCTGATCACCGGCGCGAGCCGGGGCATCGGGTACGGCATCGCGGAGGCGCTCGTCGCCCGCGGCGACCGGGTGTGCATCACCGGCCGCGGCGAGGAGGCCCTGAAGGAGGCCGTGGAGCGGCTCGGCGCCGACCGGGTCATCGCCGTGGCGGGCAAGGCCCACGACGAGGCCCACCAGGCGGCGGCGGTCGAGCGCACGATGGAGGCCTTCGGCCGCGTCGACTTCCTGGTCAACAACGCCGGCACCAACCCGGTCTTCGGCCCGATCGCCGAACTCGACCTGAACGTGGCGCGCAAGGTCTACGAGACCAACGTGATCTCCGCCCTCGGCTTCGCGCAGC
Coding sequences within:
- a CDS encoding SDR family oxidoreductase, yielding MAAQTAGAEQVADSGKVALITGASRGIGYGIAEALVARGDRVCITGRGEEALKEAVERLGADRVIAVAGKAHDEAHQAAAVERTMEAFGRVDFLVNNAGTNPVFGPIAELDLNVARKVYETNVISALGFAQQTWKAWQKENGGAIVNIASVAGVSASPFIGAYGMSKAAMVNLTLQLAHELAPSVRVNAIAPAVIKTKFAEALYEGREAEAAAAYPLGRLGVPSDIGGAAAFLTSEQSDWITGQTLVVDGGIFLNAGVH